GCCGGTGTGGACGCCCTGGGCGGCCAGGCCGGAGACGGTGCCGGGCAGGTCGGTGTAGCCGCAGCCGTAGCCGTCGTTGGGCAGGAACCAGCCGGAGGGCATGTCGGCGGCGCGGGCGTCGGTGGCGTAGCCGACCGCGTCGGGGGTGGTCTGGTGGCGCAGCCGGTCGTGGTCGCCGCTGTAGGCGGGGTTGGAGGCGTTGAAGCAGTCGGCGTTGCCGAGTTCGAGGCCCCAGATCGGGGCGAGGAAGGGCTTGCCGGTGACGTCGGTGTAGGCGTTCAGAACGTCCTTGAGCGAGTTCCCGGCGAAGTACCAGGCGTCGAAGCGCTGTTCGTTGTGGGTGAGCCGGGTCGGCGCGCCGAAGTCGTAGCTGCCCGGGGCCCAGGTGTTGCGCATCACCCCGTAGCCGTTGGTGGACATGTAGAACGGGGCCGGGCTGGCGTTGCTGTTCTCGGTCCAGGAGTTGGTCACGGCGACCGGGACGGTCTTGTCGCGCAGCGCCCAGTCGCCCAGGTGCAGGCCGGTGCCGTAGAACTGCTCGTCGGCGCCGCGGCCCAGGTACTGGGTGGTCTGGCCGCTGGTCCAACTGGTCGGCTGGGACTCGGCCCAGAGCAGGGTGGTGTTGTCGGCGCGGTAGAGCGCGAAGGTGAGCGGCGCCTTGTTGATCCGCAGCGAGATCGCCGAGGTGCCGATCCGCCAGTAGCTCCCGGCGTCGGTGAGGGTGGCGGTGACGGCGCCGAAGGCGGTGGTGGTGGCCAGGTCGGTGCCGGCCGGGTCGTCGGTGAACGCGCCGTTCGGGCTGAGCCAGATCCGGAAGATGTCGGTGCGGGCGAGCTGGACCCGGGCGACCGCGCTGCCGGAGGTGGTGACGGTGAAGGTGGTGCCCGAGCGGGTGACCGCGGTGGCGTTCCCGGCGGTGGCGGCGTGGGCGGCCGGGGCGGGGCCGAGGGCCGCGAACAGGGCCGCGACGGTCAGCAGGACGACGGAGAGCACGAGGGAACGGCGCCCTCCGCTGCCGGGCCTGGGCAGCGGGGGGCGCGGGACGGAACGCATCGGTGGATGCCTCCTCGGTGGTGATCGGGGGCGGTGGAGGGTGACCGCGGGGCCCGGGACCCGGCGCGAGGCTGCCGGGCGGACCTGCGGGACGCTGCGCTGTGCTGTCGACCGGACGGGGCGTCAGGCCCCGCCCAGCGGAGCGGGATCGGGGGCTCCGCCGGTTCGCCGGTGGGCCGGGTTTGACCGGTGTACATCGCAGCAGCAGGCCGACGTGACGTCAAGTGCTCGATCGGGCGCAGTTTCGAACATCTTCGCGCAGAACGCGCAGCGGGGATGCGCGGAACGGCGGCGGGAGGGGGCGGGGGAACGGCTGCGGGAGGGGGCGGGGGAGCGGCCGCGGGAGGGCGCCGGGAACGCCGAGAACACCGGGAACGCCGGGAACGCCGGGAACATCGGGAACGCCGTCGCCCCGCCGGGTGGGCGGGGCGACGGCGGTGCGGGGGAGCGGCGGTGCGGGGGCGGGTCAGCCGTGGTTGACCGTGAGGGCGTAGAAGGCGACCCGGGCGCCCTTGGTGGTGCTGTCCGAGGAGGACTGGTTGTAGGAGCCGGCCTTGAAGTACTGGTGGTAGGCGTTGAAGGAGGACGGGATCGGGTAGTGGGTGGTGCTGCCGTTGACCGTCAGGTCGATGGTGTTGCCGCCGGAGACGGCGATGGTGTAGCTCCACTTGGCGCCCACCGCGACGTGGCCCACGGTGTGGGTGGTCTGCCCGCCGTCGGGGGAGTTCTCCACGCCCGCCACGATGTCGCCGCTCGCCCGGTAGTAGAGCTCGATCAGCGGCTTGGTGGAGGAGCCGCCGGAGCCGAGGTGGATCTGGCCGACGCAGACGTTGGAGGTCACCGAGACCACCCGCAGGGTCGCGGCCAGCCGGTGGCTACCGGCCAGCGCCCAGTCGGCCGCGCCGCCGTTCGGGTTCATCTCGCGCAGCTCGGAGCGGGCGTAGTGGGAGTTGGGCGTGGTGACGCCCTTCTCCGGGGCCCAGAAGGTCATCGCGCCGTCGCCGCCGTCGGTGTAGAAGTACGCGTCGTGGAAGCCGTTCGGGCCCTGGAGCGCGGCGGAGGAGACAGTGGTGGGCGAGCCGGGGGAGCCGACCGGTTCCTGGAGCTGCCAGCGCGAGAGGTCGAAGTTGCCGCCGGGGGAGACCGCGGGGTTCAGGCCGCCGGCGGGCGGGGTGGAGCCGGTGGGCGGGTTCCACTGCTGGTTCGTCCCGCCGGTGCAGGTCCACAGTTGCAGCGGGGTGCCGTTGGCGGTGGACCGGTCGGTGACGTCCAGGCACTTGCCCGCGCCGGTGTTGACCAGCCCGCCGTCGGCGGTCCACTGCTGGGCGGCGGTGCCGTTGCAGTCGTACAGCTGCACCCTGGTGCCGTTGGCGGTGCCGGCCGCCGCGGCGTCCAGGCACTTGCCGAGCGCGCGGACGGTGTGGTCGGAGGTGTCCACCGTCCAGCTCTGCGCGGCGGTGCCGTTGCAGTCGTAGAGCTGGACGGCGGTGCCGTTGGCGGTGGCGGCTGCGGCGACGTCGACGCACTTGCCGCCGAGGCCGGTGATCGGGCCGGTGGTGGTCGCGGCGGAGGCGGCGGGGCCGAACAGGCCCAGGGTGCCGACGACACCGGCGGCGGTGGCCGCCGCGAGGAGGGGGGAACGGCGCTTCATGGGAGTCCTTGGTCGCTCGTGGTGGGGGCCCGGATCGCGAGCGCGGATGCGGGGACACGGGGGCGCGGGGCGCTGTCCGACGGGGCGGTCCGGTGGGGGTCGCGCACCCGGGGGAGCCGATGGACAGCAAACCTTACTGACGATCCGCCGGAATCCTGCTGGCTTGCCAAGACCCTGTCAAGATGCGGCGGGTGCGCCGGGCGGCGCTGCCCGGCCGGGTCACGGTTGCCCCAAGCCCCCTCCCGGGCGCGGGAGTTCCGCGTTAGATTGCCGCGGTACGGGCACCGTACGGGGAGGCCGGGGTGAGGTTCGGATGAGCAACCAGATCGTCAAGGCCCTGGAGCACGGCGCGCAGAAACTCGGCCGGACGCTCGCCGAGGACGCCGGCAAGGCGCTGAAGGACTTCTACCGCAAGGCCGGCGACAACCTCAGGACCGTCGCGAGGAACACCCGCGAGATCGAGGCCAAGCACGTCAAGGACCTCGAGAGGATCATGCGCGGCGAGGGGCGGGACGGCGTCCCGCACCCGCGCCCGGGCGGCGGACGCGGCCGGGGGAGCGGGCCGCTGGGCCGGCGCGGGCGGCGCGGGCAGTCCGTGGACGGGAACTCCGGCTGCCACACCGCCGGCGACCCGGTGGACGTGGTCTCGGGCCAGGTCGTCACCGCCGAACGGGACCTGGTGCTGGCCGGGCTGCTGCCGGTGGTGCTGCGCCGCTCGTACGCGTCGGGGTACGTCGGGGGCCGGCTGTTCGGGCAGGGCTGGTCGTCCACGCTGGACCAGCGGGTGGAGGTCGACGCCACCGGGGTGCACTACGCGGGCGACGACGCGCAGATCCTGCACTACCCGCTGCCGCCGCGCCCCGGGGCCCGGGTGCTGCCGGACGGCGGGGCGCGCTGGCCGCTGACCTGGGACGCCGACGGGGGCTTCCGGATCGAGGACCCGGGCACCGGCCTGGTGCGGCACTTCGCCGACCCCGGCCCCGGCGGGGCGTACCGGATCGGCGAGGTCCGCCCGATCTCGGCGATCAGCGACCGCAACGGGCACCGGATCGCGTTCCGGCCCGACCCGGACGGCGTGCCCCGCGAGGTCGTCCACAGCTGCGGCTACCGGGTCGCCGTCGACCGCACGGTCACCCCCGGGGGCGTCCGGATCGAGGGCCTGCGGCTGCTCGACGGCACCGACGGCGGGCGCGGCACCGCCGTGGTCGGCTTCCAGTACTACCCGGACGGCAACCTCGCCGGGGTGGTCGACTCCTCCGGCCTGCCCCACGTCCACGAGTACGACGAGGCCGGGCGGATGACCGCCTGGATCGACCGCAACGGCCACTCCTACGCGTACACCTACGACGAGGAGGGCCGGGCCGTCTCCGGGACCGGCGAGGAGGGCGTCCTCGCCGCGGCGTTCCACCACGACCCGCGGGCCCGGGTCACCGTCGCCACCGACAGCCTCGGCCACGCCACCGCCTACCACTACGACGAGCAGCACCGGGTGGTGCGGGTCGTCGACCCGCTCGGCCACGCCACCGGCACCGAGTACGACGAGCACGGCCGGGTGGTGGCCCGCACCGACGAACTCGGCCGCACCGTCCGCCTCCGGCTGGACGAACACGGCGACCCGGTCCGGGTCACCGCCCCCGACGGCAGCGAACTCACCATCCGCTACACGGAGTTGCGCCAGATCGCCGCCCTGGAAGAGAACGGCCGTATCGGCGCCGCCTTCGACTACGACGCCGCCGGGAACCTGCTCGGCCGCACCGACGCCGCCGGCGCCGTCACCCGCTACGCCTACGACGGCCAGGGGCGGATGACCGCGCTGACCGACCCGCTCGGCCGCACCCACCGGATCGCCACCGACCCCGCCGGGCTGATCACCGCCGTCACCGACCCGCTCGGCCGGACCGCGACCGTCGAGTACGACGCGTTCGGCCGGGTCGCCGCCGTCACCGACCCGCTCGGCGCCACCACCCGGCTCACCCGCCGGGTCGAGGGCCAGGTCACCGAGCGCCGCCACCCGGACGGCACCGCCGAAACCTGGAGCCACGACCCGAGGGCAACACGGTCGAGCAGCGCGACGCCGCAGGAGCCGTCGTCCGCTTCGAGACCGGCCCGTTCGGACGCCTGCGGCGGCAGGTCCGCGCCGACGGCGAGGTCCAGACCTTCCGCTACGACACCGAGCTGCGGCTCACCGCCGTGACCACCGGCGAGGCGGTCTGGGAGTACCACTACGACCCGGCCGGACACCTGGTGGCCGAACGCGACCTCAACGGCCGCACCCTGCGCCACACCAAGGACGCCGCCGACCAACTCCTCGCCACCACCGACCAGGACGGCCGCACCACCACCTTCGCGTACGACCCGCTCGGCCGGCTCGTCGAGCGCCGCGACCACGACGGCGCCACCACCACCCTCGGCTACGACGAGCACGGCCACCTCGCCGTCCTGACCGACGGCCGCTCCACCGTGACCTTCACCCACGACCCGGCCGGCCGGGTGCTGACCGAGGACGTCGACGGCCGCACCACCCGCTACCGCTACGACCCGCTCGGCCGCCGCACCGGCCGCACCACCCCCACCGGCCTCACCTCCACCTGGAGCTGGGACGAGGCCGACCGCCCCGCCGCGCTCACCACCCTGCTCGAGGAACTCACCTTCACCCGCGACGCGGCGGGCCGCGTCACCACCAGCCGCCTCGGCTCCGGCGCCGCCCTCACTCAGAGCTGGGACCCGTCCGGCCGACTGACCGGCCAGGCCCTCTGGGCCCGCACCGACGGCGCCCCCGCCCCGCTGCACCGGCGCGGCTACCGCTACCGCGCCGACGGCCTCCCCGAAGCCGTCACCGACACCCTCCGCGGCACCCGCACCTACGCCCTCACACCCGCCGGACGGATCACCCGCGTCACCGCCGACGACGCCGACGACGCCGGCGAGAGCTACGAGAGCTACGCCTACGACGCCCTCGGCGCCGTCACCCGCGCCCACGACACCCGCCGCCCGCAGGACGGCTGCGCCGGCGAACGCGCCTACACCGGCTCCCTGCTGCGCACCGCGGGCCGCACCGCCTTCGACCACGACGAGCGCGGCCGACTGGTCCGGCGCACCGTGCGCACCCTCTCCGGCGGGCGCCGCGAGTGGCACTACCACTGGGACGACCGGAACCGGCTGACCGGCCTCGACGCCCCCGACGGCACCCGCTGGGCCTACGGCTACGACGTCCTGGGCCGGCGCACCTCCAAGCACCTGCTGGACGCCGAGGGCCGGGTCCGCACCGACGCCGAACGGACCTGGTTCAGCTGGGACGACAACCAGCTCGCCGAGCAGCGCACCGTCCTGCCCAACGGCGCCGCCCGCACCGTCAGCTGGGACTGGGAGCCCGGCACCTGGCGGGCCGTCGCCCAGCGCGAACGGATCACCGGCCCCGACGGCGACCCGGTCGACGAGCGGTTCTACGCGATCGTCGCCGACCTGGTCGACGCGCCGAGCGAACTCGTCCACCCCGACGGCCGGATCGTCTGGCACGCGGACACCAACGTGTGGGGGCGCCGCTTCCGGCGACCCGCCGCCGACGGCGCCCCGACTGCCCGCTCGGGCGGCCCGGCCAGTACCACGACGCCGAATCCGGCCTGGAGTACAACTACTTCCGCTACTACGACCCGGCCACCGGCCGCTACCTGAGCACCGACCCGCTCGGCCAGGAGGCCGGACCCGACCCGCACGGCTACGTCCCCAACCCGCTGTACTGGACCGACCCGCTCGGCCTGGCCCCCAAGCAGCCCTCCGGCTGGGGCGGCTGGTACGGCAAGCTGACGCCCGCGAACTGGACCGACGGCAGCGACACCACCCGCTACGAGGTCAACCACATCCCGGCCAAGGCCACCTACCTGGGCCTGGGCACCCCCGACCTCAAGGAGAGCACCGGCCCGGCGATCCGGATGGAGTACGACGACCACCGCGACTTCATCAGCACCGGCTCCTCCGCCGCCAGCGAGCAGTGGCGCGCCACCCAGAAGAGCCTGATCCAGCAGGGCAAGTTCGACGAGGCGATGAAGATGGACATCGACGAGATCCGCCGCGTCCACGGCACCAAGTACGACGCCGCGATCAAGGACATGGTCGACTCGCTGCCCGGCAACCGGAAGTTCCAGAAGTACCTGGCGGGGAACGGCTGGAAGATCCGCACCTGCCTCCTACAATGACCGGCATGGACATCGACCTCGAACCGGCCCGGGGCATCACCGGCTTCCCGCTCGGGATGGCCGCCGAGGACCTCAAGACCGCCGCCGCCGCGCTCGGCCGGGTCAAGGTCAAGGACGAGGGCCTCGCCGGGCGGTTCGCCTACATGAAGGTCACCGCCCTGCACGAGCAGTTCGAGATCGTCTTCCACCTGGAGGACGGCCGCACCCTCACCGCCGCCGAGGTCTGGGCCCCGCGCCCCGGCCCGGAGCGGATCACCGTCCGGCTCGGCGGCACCGACGTCTTCGCCGTCCCCGCCCGGCAGTTGCTCGACGAGCTGCGCGCCGCCGGGCACACCGTCGTCGACAGGACCCAGCACGCCTACGTGACCGACCTGCCGCTCGGCCTCACCCGCACCGCCGGACACGACGTCCCGCTGGACACCGACGGGCAACCGCTCCACTTCCAGGCCGCCCTGGTCGCCAGCCCCGGCTACTACGACTTCCTGCTGCCCGCGGCCGAGTAGCCCGCCCCCTCCCGGAGGAACCCGTGTCCGCACCGCCCGGCCCCGTCGCGTTCGAACGGGTCGCCCCGGTGGTCCCGGTCCGCGACCTGGCCGCCGCCCTGGAGCGCTACGGCCGCCTCGGGTTCACCACCGAGCCGTACCAGGACGGTTCCGGGTACGGCTTCGTCTCGCGCGGCGCGGTGGAGCTCCACCTGACCGAGTGGCCGGAGCACGACCCGCTGCGCACCGGCGCGGTGCTCTACCTGTACGTGTCGGACGCGGACGCGCTGCACGCCGAGTGGGCGGCGGCGGCACCGCCGGGACGGCTGACCGAGCCGGCCGACACCCCGTACGGGCTGCGCGAGTTCGGCTACGTCGACCCGGAGGGCACGCTGCACCGGGTCGGCTCCCCGCTCGCCCGCTGAGCGGCCCGGGCCGGTGCGGGCCGGGCCGGGCTGGTGCGTGCCGGTCCGTGCCGGTGCGGGCCGGGTCGTCCGTCGGTGCTCCGGGGAGCCGTCCCCGTCCGTTCAAGAGGTGAATGCTGCACGCCACTTGACGGTGAGTCGTCACCCCCTCAACACTTCCGTACGAACCCAGAGAGCGCTCTCAACCAGTCGGGTTCAGCAGAAAGGCGAAACCATCCCTTCTCCCACTTCGGCCCGGCGTTCACTTCACGAAGCCGGACGAGAGGACCCCCATGCGAAGGACGACCGCCCTCTCCCACCCCACCCCCGGCAGGCCGCCCACCCCCGGGTGCTCGCGCTGCTCGCCGCGGTGGCGCTCACCCTCGCGGCCCTGTTCGGCCTGGCCGCCACCGCCGGCCCCGCCTCCGCCGCGGGCGACTACACCCAGAGCGCCACCCAGCTGAACGCCTCGCAGGTCAAGATCGTCTTCACCCCGACCACGCCCGCGCTCTACGTGGACGTCCACTACCTGGTCAACGGCGCCAACCAGCAGAACGTCCGGATGGCCAACAGCGCGGGCACCTGGAGCTGGACCGTCGGCTCGCTCACCACGGGCAACGCCCTGGAGTACTGGTTCACCTACGAGAAGAGCGGCCCGCAGTACGACAGCCCGCACTTCACCTTCACCGTGGGCGGCGGCGCGAGCAGCCCCAGCCCCAGCCCCAGTCCCAGCCCCACCGCCAGCGCCAGTCCCAGCAGCAGCCCCACCGGCGGCACCGGCGGGACCTGCCCGGCCCAGTCCGACACCCCGAACTTCGGGCCCAACGTGCACGTCTACGACCCGAGCATGTCCAGCGCCACCATCCAGGCCCAACTGGACGCCCACTTCAACCAGATGAAGGACACCCAGAGCGCCCAGTTCTCCGAGAACCGGGTCGCCGACCTGTTCAAGCCAGGCACCTACAACGTCAACGACAACGTCGGCTTCTACACCTCGGTCGCGGGCCTGGGCCAGAACCCCGGCGACGTCACCATCAACGGCAACATCACGGTGGACGCCTTCAACGCCTCGGACGCGGGCAACGCCACCCAGAACTTCTGGCGCTCCGCCGAGAACCTGGCCATCAACCCCGGCGGCGGCACCGACCGCTGGGCGGTCGCCCAGGCCGCCCGTTCCGGCGGATCGACGTGCGCGGCAACCTGGCGCTGTACCCGGCCAGTTACGGCTGGGCGAGCGGCGGCTACGTCGCCGACACCAAGGTCAGCGGGCAGGCCGCCTCGATCTCGCAGCAGCAGTGGTACACCCGTGACAGCAGCCTCGGCAGCTGGGACGGCGGCGTGTGGAACATGGTCTTCTCCGGCGTCCAGGGCGCCCCGGCCAACACCTTCCCCAACCCGCCCGAGACCACCCTCGCCACCACCCCGGTCTCCCGTGACGTGCCCTACCTGTACGTCGACGGCTCCGGCAAGTACCGGGTGTTCCTGCCCAGCCTGCGCACCAACGCCACCGGCCCGAGCTGGGCGTCCGGCAGCACCCCGGGCAGCTCGCTGCCGATGAGCCGGTTCTACGTGGTCAAGGCCGGCGACACCGCCGCGACCATCAACAACGCGCTCTCCCAGGGCTGCAACCTGTTCGTCACCCCCGGGGTCTACCACCTCAACCAGACCCTGAACGTGACCAGGGCCGACACCGTGGTCCTCGGCATCGGCTACCCGACCTTCGTCCCCGACAACGGCGTCAACGCGATGCAGGTCGCCGACGTCGACGGCGTCCGGCTCAAGGGCCTGCTCTTCGACGCCGGTACCACCAACTCGGCCGCCCTGCTGACCGTCGGCCCGAGCGGCTCCTCGGCCAACCACGCCGCCGACCCGACCACCATCCAGGACGTCTTCTTCCGGATCGGCGGCGAGTTCGCCGGCAAGGCCACCACCAGCCTGGTCGTCAACAGCAACAACACGATCATCGACCACATCTGGGCCTGGCGCGCCGACCACGGCAATGCGGGCACCGTCGGCTGGACGGTCAACACCGCCGACAACGGCGTGGTCGTCAACGGCAACAACGTGCTGGCCACCGGCCTGTTCGTCGAGCACTACCAGAAGTACGAGGTCACCTGGAACGGCCAGAACGGCAGGACGATCTTCTTCCAGAACGAGATGCCGTACGACGTGCCCAACCAGGCGGCCTGGAAGTCGCCGTCCGGCCTGAACGGCTACGCGGCCTACAAGGTCGGCAGCAACGTCACCAGCCACGAGGCGTGGGGGCTGGGCAGCTACTGCTACTTCAACGTCAACCCGGCGGTGAACGCCTACCACGCGTTCGAGGTGCCGAACACGGCGGGCGTCAAGTTCCACGACGCGCTGACGGTCTCCCTCGGGTACCAGGGCACGATCTCCCACGTCATCAACGACACCGGAGGCGTCACCCCGGACGGGACCGTCCCGGTCAACGTGGTCGCCTACCCGTGATGACCATGTGCTGAACGAAGGGCGGGCGGCGGGCCGAAGGGCCCGCCGCCCGCCCCTGCCATACGGACGCGGGACCGGTCAGGGGTGCGGGACGAGGGCCACCGGGGCGGTGCTGTGCTGGACGGCGGCGTGGGCCACCGCGCCCAGGTCGCTGCCGAGCAGGTGCGGGCGGCGGCCGACCACCACCAGGTCGGCGTGCTCGGCGGCGGCGACCACCGCGCCGACGGCGCCCCCGAGGCGGGCCTCGACGCGCAGTTCGACCTCCGGGTGGGCGGCGGCGGCACCGGCCAGTGCCCGGGTCAGATCGGCTTCGATCTGCGCGCTCCGGTGGTCCGGGTCCGGGTCCGGCGGCAGCCAGCCGGGCGCCCCCGCCCAGAGCGGGACCATCTCCCAGCCGTGCACCGCCCGCACCACGGCGCCCGAGCGGGCCGCCTCGGCGAGCGCGAACTCCACGGCGGGCAGCGAGGAATCGCCCGCCAGGGCCACCACGATCTCCGGCCGGGCCGTGGCCCCGCCCAGCCTGGTGGGAGTGCCCACCGCCGCACCCGAGCCCGGCATCGCGGGCGCCTCCACCGCCGTGAGGGTGTCCGTGTCCGTGTCCATCGCGGTGTCCGTCGCCGCCGGCAGTGTGGCGGTGGCCGCCCCGCGGGCACGGGCACGGGCACGGGTGCAGGCACGGGTGCGGTCGTGGGCACGGGTGCGGTCGCGGCCGTCAGCGTCTCGGCCTCCGCCACCACCTCGGCCTCCATCCGGGCGTCCGGCTCGACCGGTACGTCCACGTCCGTGCGCGCCGCCACCCCGCGTGCGGGTCCCCGAGCGGCTGCGCGGCGTTCTCCTCGGCGGGGTGCTCCCGGACCAGGACCACCGGGCAGGCGGCCCGGGCGGCGACCGAGAGGGCCACCGAGGTGCCCAGCATGTCGGCCAGGGCGCCCGGGCCGTGCGAGCCGAGCACCACCAGGTCGTAGCCGGCGGCCAGTTCGAGCAGGGCGTCGGTGGGGTCGCCGGCGGCGGCCTGGGTGCACACCGACAGCTCCGGGTGGGCGGCCAGCAGGTCCGCCGCCAGGGTCTCCAGGTCGTCGTGCTCGGCCTGCTGGAGCGGGGCGGCGTCCGGGCCCTCCGGCCCGGCGGTGCCGAGCCAGTGCCAGACCCGGAGCAGAGTCAGTTCCGCCTCGCGCCGCACGGCCTCCGCCGCCGCCCACTCCACCGCGGCCCGGGACTGCGGGGAGCCGTCGTAGCCGCTCAGGATCTTCTGCGTCATGGTCCACGTCCCCTCTCGCGCCGGACGGCCGACCGCCGTCCATGGCGGTCGTCGGCTACCCCGCTGAGCGGCGGACATGCGGGGACGGGTGGTGCGGGTGGGGCTGGGCCGCGCGGGTGAGCGTGCCCGGCCCCGGGTGCGAGATCCCCGGGGCCGGCCGGAGCGGGTGCCAGAGTGGCCGTGGTTCCGATCATCAGACCGAGGACGGTGGACACCGGTGTCCCGTGCCACACCCCGATCCTGGCGGGCCGCGGCCCTGCTGCTGGCAGCGCTCCTGTTCGTTCCGGCGGTCCCGGCCGCCGCCGACCCCGCGCCCCCACCGGCCGGCGCCGACCCGGCCGGCGCCGACCGGGCCGGAGCGGCCACCGGGGCGGACCGGCCGCTCGACCGGCTGGCCGCGGACGTCGCCGAGGCCCGGCACGCCGCCGAGACCGCCGAACAGCAGTACACCGCCGCCGCCGGGGAGTTGGCGCAGCGCCGGAAGGACTCGGCGGACGCCGCCCGGCAGGCCGACCGGCAGCGCGCACGGCTCACCGAGGCCGAGACGGAGGCCGCCCGGCTGGTCGCCGAGCAGTACCGCAGCGGCGGACTCGGCTCGCTGGCCCGGCTGTTCCTCGCCGACCGGCCCGAGGACTTCCTCGACCGGCAGCAGCGCGCCGCGTCCGACACCCGCAGCGCCGCGGCCGTGCTGCGCGACCTGCGCGAGGCCCGCAACCGGATGGTGCTGCTCTCCGAACAGGCCGCGCAGGCCGAGCAGTCGGCGTCCGCCGCCGCCGACCGGGCCCGACGGGCCCTGGACCAGGCCCGGCAGGGCGCCGCCCGCACCGAACAGCTGCTGGCCGCCGCCACCGCCGAGCAACTCGGCCTGCTGGAACAGCGCGAGAACGCCCTCGCCGCCGACGCGGACCGCCAACTCCTCACCGCGAGCCCCGGCGGCGGGGCGTCCGCGGCCGGACGCCGGGCCGTCGAGTTCGCCCTCGCCCAGCGCGGCAAGCCCTACCTGTGGGGCGGCGCGGGCCCCGACGCGTTCGACTGCTCCGGCCTCACCTCGCAGGCCTGGCAGGCCGCCGGCGTCCCGATCCCGCGCACCAGCCAGCAGCAGTGGGCCGCCCTGCGCCACATCGCCCTGCGCGACCTGCGCCCCGGCGACCTGGTCATCTACCACGGCGACGCCGGCCACGTCGCGCTCTACCTGGGCGCCGGCGCCGTCGTCCACGCCCCGCACACCGGCACCGTGGTCAAACTCGCCCCCGTCACCATGCTCCCCATCCTGGGCGCCGTCCGCCCCGACCCGGACACCCCGGCCGAACCCGCACCCCCGGCCCCGCCCGCGCCTGCCGCGCCCGCGCCCACCGAAGCCGTGCCGCACCCCTGACGGCAGATCGACGAGGCCCCCCGAGGTGCCCGGCCCCGGCGGCCGAGGGCGCCCCACCGTCCGGTGGGACGGCCGGGGTTGGCAGGATGGCCGGTCAGGGGCGGGCCGTGCGAGTGGAGGGTGGGACGGGTGGGCGGTTGGGAGCGGGCACTGGACGCGGCGGGGGTGCGGGAGCCCGCGCTGCGGGCGGCGTACGGGCGGGAGCGCGAGCAGGTGGTGGCGTACAAGCGGGAGGTGGCGCTGGCCGCCGGGCTGCTGCTGCCGCCCGGGACACTGCCGCACGTGATCGTCGCGACCGCGTTCATGCACCGCACCGACGACCTGCTGGACAGCGGGCCGCCCGCCACCCGCCGGGCCGCGTCCACCCGCTGGCGCGAGGAGGTGACCGCGGCGCTCGACACCGGCCGCACCGACCGGCCGGAGCTGCGGCCGCTGCTCGACAGCGCCGAGGCCCGGCCCGTGCTGCGCGCCCGGGTGCGGGACTTCCTCGCGGCCGCGGACGCCGACCTCGACTTCGCGGGCTTCGCCACCGAGGCCGACTACCAGGCCTACCTGGACGGTTACTCGCTGCCCGGCTTCATGGTCGTCGCCGCGCTGCTCGGCCCGGACGGCGACCAGACCGCCTACCGCGCCGCCTGCCGGACGTTCATCGACTCCAGCCAGCGGCTCGACTTCGTCAACGACCTGGCCGAGGACCTCGCCGACGGCCGCCTCACCCTCCCGCGGCAGACCCTGGCCGAGTACGGCGTCACCCGCGCCGACCTGACGGGCGGGGCGGCGACCGGGCCGGTCCGGGCCCTGCTCGGCGCGCTGCTGGACCGGGCCGACCGCGACCGCGCCGCGAGCGGCGCGCTCGTCGACCTGGTGCCGCCCGCCCACCGGCCGATGGTCCGCTGCCTCGTCGGCGTCGAGCAGCTCACCGCCACCGCGGCCCGGGCCGACCTCGACGCCCTGCTGCGCCGCTCCGCGAG
This is a stretch of genomic DNA from Kitasatospora fiedleri. It encodes these proteins:
- a CDS encoding glycoside hydrolase family 31 protein — encoded protein: MLSVVLLTVAALFAALGPAPAAHAATAGNATAVTRSGTTFTVTTSGSAVARVQLARTDIFRIWLSPNGAFTDDPAGTDLATTTAFGAVTATLTDAGSYWRIGTSAISLRINKAPLTFALYRADNTTLLWAESQPTSWTSGQTTQYLGRGADEQFYGTGLHLGDWALRDKTVPVAVTNSWTENSNASPAPFYMSTNGYGVMRNTWAPGSYDFGAPTRLTHNEQRFDAWYFAGNSLKDVLNAYTDVTGKPFLAPIWGLELGNADCFNASNPAYSGDHDRLRHQTTPDAVGYATDARAADMPSGWFLPNDGYGCGYTDLPGTVSGLAAQGVHTGLWTSTGLNNINWEVGTAGSRAVKTDVAWIGGGYKTAFTGVNQAVAGIENNSDARRFVWTVDGWAGTQRNAVVWTGDTSGTWDAMRWHVPSIAGAGLSGLNYASGTWTASSPAAPRRTSATSSGRRSPRRS
- a CDS encoding polysaccharide lyase family 7 protein, which encodes MQLWTCTGGTNQQWNPPTGSTPPAGGLNPAVSPGGNFDLSRWQLQEPVGSPGSPTTVSSAALQGPNGFHDAYFYTDGGDGAMTFWAPEKGVTTPNSHYARSELREMNPNGGAADWALAGSHRLAATLRVVSVTSNVCVGQIHLGSGGSSTKPLIELYYRASGDIVAGVENSPDGGQTTHTVGHVAVGAKWSYTIAVSGGNTIDLTVNGSTTHYPIPSSFNAYHQYFKAGSYNQSSSDSTTKGARVAFYALTVNHG
- a CDS encoding DUF6531 domain-containing protein, whose protein sequence is MSNQIVKALEHGAQKLGRTLAEDAGKALKDFYRKAGDNLRTVARNTREIEAKHVKDLERIMRGEGRDGVPHPRPGGGRGRGSGPLGRRGRRGQSVDGNSGCHTAGDPVDVVSGQVVTAERDLVLAGLLPVVLRRSYASGYVGGRLFGQGWSSTLDQRVEVDATGVHYAGDDAQILHYPLPPRPGARVLPDGGARWPLTWDADGGFRIEDPGTGLVRHFADPGPGGAYRIGEVRPISAISDRNGHRIAFRPDPDGVPREVVHSCGYRVAVDRTVTPGGVRIEGLRLLDGTDGGRGTAVVGFQYYPDGNLAGVVDSSGLPHVHEYDEAGRMTAWIDRNGHSYAYTYDEEGRAVSGTGEEGVLAAAFHHDPRARVTVATDSLGHATAYHYDEQHRVVRVVDPLGHATGTEYDEHGRVVARTDELGRTVRLRLDEHGDPVRVTAPDGSELTIRYTELRQIAALEENGRIGAAFDYDAAGNLLGRTDAAGAVTRYAYDGQGRMTALTDPLGRTHRIATDPAGLITAVTDPLGRTATVEYDAFGRVAAVTDPLGATTRLTRRVEGQVTERRHPDGTAETWSHDPRATRSSSATPQEPSSASRPARSDACGGRSAPTARSRPSATTPSCGSPP
- a CDS encoding RHS repeat domain-containing protein, which gives rise to MTTGEAVWEYHYDPAGHLVAERDLNGRTLRHTKDAADQLLATTDQDGRTTTFAYDPLGRLVERRDHDGATTTLGYDEHGHLAVLTDGRSTVTFTHDPAGRVLTEDVDGRTTRYRYDPLGRRTGRTTPTGLTSTWSWDEADRPAALTTLLEELTFTRDAAGRVTTSRLGSGAALTQSWDPSGRLTGQALWARTDGAPAPLHRRGYRYRADGLPEAVTDTLRGTRTYALTPAGRITRVTADDADDAGESYESYAYDALGAVTRAHDTRRPQDGCAGERAYTGSLLRTAGRTAFDHDERGRLVRRTVRTLSGGRREWHYHWDDRNRLTGLDAPDGTRWAYGYDVLGRRTSKHLLDAEGRVRTDAERTWFSWDDNQLAEQRTVLPNGAARTVSWDWEPGTWRAVAQRERITGPDGDPVDERFYAIVADLVDAPSELVHPDGRIVWHADTNVWGRRFRRPAADGAPTARSGGPASTTTPNPAWSTTTSATTTRPPAAT
- a CDS encoding RHS repeat-associated core domain-containing protein → MEYNYFRYYDPATGRYLSTDPLGQEAGPDPHGYVPNPLYWTDPLGLAPKQPSGWGGWYGKLTPANWTDGSDTTRYEVNHIPAKATYLGLGTPDLKESTGPAIRMEYDDHRDFISTGSSAASEQWRATQKSLIQQGKFDEAMKMDIDEIRRVHGTKYDAAIKDMVDSLPGNRKFQKYLAGNGWKIRTCLLQ